The region gactatgcatagataataaacagagagtagcagcagcgtaaaattgGGGAGGGGGGGtatccatttgattagatgttcaggagtcttatggcttgggggtagaagctgtttaaaaggctcttggacctagacctggcgctccggtaccgcttgccatgtggtagcagagaaaacagtctattacttgggtggctggagtctttgacaatttttagggccttcccctgacaccgcctggtatggcaggaagcttgaccccagtgatgcactgggccgtacacactaccctctgtagagccttggggtcggaggccgagcagttgccataccaggcagtgatgcaaacagtcaggatgctcttgatggtgcagctgtacaaccttttgaggatttcaggacccatgacaaatcttttcagtttcctgggGGGGAagggttttgttgtgccctcttcacgactgtcttggtgtgcttggaccatgttagtttgttggtgatgtggacaccaaggaacttgaaactctaaacctgctccactatagccccGTTGAGAATCGGGGCgtgctggtgtaaccgatgtgaaatggctagctagttagcagtggtgcgcgctaatagcgtttaaatcagtgacgtcactcgctttgagaccttgaagtattggttctccttgctctgcaagggccgtggcttttgtggagcgatgggtaacgatgcttcgagggtgactgttgatgtgtgcagagggtccctggtttgagcccaggttggggcgaggagagggacggactaaagttatactgttacattgatgctgttgacccggatcactggttgctgcggaaaaggaggaggtcaaaaggggggtgagtgtaaccgagcgatgggtaacgatgcttcgtgggtgactgttgtctgtgtgcagagggtccctgggtCGAGCCTGGGTATGGGCAAGGGGAccgtctaaagttatactgtcacactcggtcctccttttcctgtagtccacaatcttctcctttgtcttgatcacgttgagagagaggttgttgtcctggcaccacacggccaggtttctgtgtcatcagcaaacttaatgatggtgttggagtcgtgcctggccgtgcagtcatgagtgaacagggagtaacagaggagactgagcacacacccctgaggggctcccgtGTCGAGGATCATCGTGGCGGATGTATTGTTATCTACCCTTACCATGacgggggcggcccgtcaggaagtccaggatccagttgcagagggaggtttttAGTCCCAGggcctttagcttagtgatgaacattgagagcactatggtgttgaatgctgagttgtagtcaatgaatagcattctcacataggtgttccttttgtctaggtgtgaaagggcagtgtggagtgcaatagaaattgcatcatctgtggctctgttggtgcggtatgcaaattggagtgggtctaggggtttctgggataatgatgttgatgtgagccatgaccagcctttcaaagcacttcatggctacagatgagAGTCCTACGGGtctgtagtaatttaggcaggttaccttattgttcttgagcacagggactatggtggttttCGAACTTGAAGTATTCATCCTCCAAGTTCGAAGTCCTGGTCAACATGGACAACTTTGAGTTTGTGGAGTGGATCGAGGAGGAATACGGTGCTGTCCCTCATCATACTGTCAAGACCTGCCCAGACGTTGAGATATATGTCGGCAAGAACAAATACAGTCTGGGAAAGGTTGTGACCCAACATAAAGCCTTTTTCCTGCCCTTGGAGGGTGATGACTACTGGTACAAGAGCTACCAGGTCCTGGCCATCAACACAGATGCCTACAGCCAGCACATCTCTCACCTGGAGTAGGCCAACGACCAGATCGAGCTGTTCAACCACCCTCTTGAGGCCTTGCAGTTCGTCAGGGTCACCAACCTGGAGTGCAGCAGTGTAGAGAAGACGGTCTTGCTGGAGAAGACCAGCACTGTTGAGAAGACCTGGGACATTGTCTGGGAAAGCCACAACAGTTCCACCACCATGACAGCCAAGGTGCCCATCCTCAGTTCAGGCACCATGGACTTCACCAAGCAGCAGGCCGTGAGCTTTTCAGTGAGTACCACCATGGTGGAGTCCATCAGCCACTCCATCTCTGTGGAGCTGTTGGTCCCTCCCAACCACTCCTGTACCGTGCAGATGGAGGACAGGAAGATGACAGCTGACATCCCCTTCACGGGTAGACTGAGCCAGACCTACCATAATGGAGACAGCCACTGGACCACCATCACAGGGACTTGTGAGGGTGGGGAGATTAATGCTGCCGTAGAGAGATGCCAGCCTGTCCCTGATGCCATCCCCTGCTACCCTGATGTGACAGACTACTGAGACAGATTCTAGATGTGTGAATTTTGAACTCTAATGTGCCTGTGGTATCTCTGCAGACACAAAGTGAAGAAATTAGAACCCTTGTGTCGCAATAATTTTTCATCAAACAGGAATAAACTGATATACTGTGTCTCCATATTAAGATTAAACAGACAGTTAATAGTGTGTTATTGGGTCAAGAAAATAAATGTTTGCAGTATTTTTCTAGACAATAAATATGATCTTGGTGCAAAATTTAGTTTTTCTCTTTTCTTCATTGAACTCATTTACTCCTGTAGGCTACaccagctcaaatcaaatcaaagtttatttgtcacgtgcgctgaatacaacaggcttacgttgaaatgcttacttacaggctctaactaaTAGTGAAAAAAGGTATtatgtgaacaataggtaggtaaagaaataaaacaacagtaaaaagacaggctatatacagtattgaGGCTATCAAattagcgaggctacatacagacaccggttagtcaggctgattgaggtacaTGCACCTAATGCTGTATCATCATCATTAGTTTCAATGGCCTATTGAAATTAAATATAATTTCAACACATAAATTTTCACAATGCCGAATGGTCCAAAATCCCTTTTCCAAACCAGTAGCCTATGTATATTACACTGTGCATTTGCTACGAGTGTTAAGGTGTGTTTTCAGTGCATTTacaatattcacaccccttgactttttccacatcttgttgtgttacaaagtgggattaaaatggatttaaaaaaaaaaattgtcaacgatatacacaaaatactccgtaatgtcaaagtggaagaaaatgaaaaaaataattaaTAGAGGCAAAAAAACATGAATATATCTTCAATAGAATAATTTTCAACCCCCTGAATtgatacatgttagaatcacctttggcagcgattacagctgtgagtctttctgggtaagtctctaagagctttgcacacctggattatacaatatttggcaattattctttaaaaaatgtgtcaaattggttgttgatcattgctagacagccattttcaagtcttgctataGATTTCCAAGTCAATTTAAGTCAAACTGTAGCTATGCCAgttaggaacattcaatgttatcttggtaagcaactccagagtatatttggccttgtgttttaggtaattgtcctgctgaaacgtggatttgtctcccagtgtctgttggaaagaagactattccgtttatttttatcctaaaaaactgcctagtccttgccgatgacaagcatacccagaacatgatgcagccaccgccatgcttgaaaatatgaggaGTGGTGCTCAGTGATGTTTGTGTTGTATTTggcccaaacataatgctttgtattcaagacaaaaaTATCCATTCTTTGCCACTTTTCTTGCAGTATTACttcagtgccttattgcaaacaggatgcatgttttggaatatttttattgtgtacaggcttccttcttttcactctgttatttagattagcattgtggagtaactacagtgctgttgatccattctcagttaTTTCCTATCCTATcagagccattaaactctaacttttttaaaatcaccattggcctcatggtgataTGCCTGTACGGCTTCCTTCTCATCCTGCAACTGAGTTGgtgttgatacaccatccaaaatgtaattaataactgcAGCATGctaatctaccaataggtgcccttctttgcgaaccattggtctttgtggttgaaactTTGCTATAAGTTctctgctcgactgagggaccttacagataattgtatgtgtagagtacagagatggggtagtaaTTTACAAAtcctgttaaacactattattgcttACAGAGTGAGTCCTTGCAAGTTATtacgtgacttgttaagcacatgtttactcctgaactcatCTAgacttgaatacttattgacacaaggcatttcagcttttcatttttattaatttgtaaacatttctaaacacATTTTCCACTTTGACTAATGGGGTGTTGTGTGGAGAtcgttaaaaaaaatctaaatttcatccattttaaattcaggctgtaacaccacAAACTGtggcaaaagtcaaggggtgtgagtaGTTTCTGAAGACACCGTAAGTGAATTTATAAACCTCCAAGCTAGGTGGCGGTATGGTTGAAAAGATCAGAAGTTGGTCACAATGAACCCTCTCAGTTTTCTGTCCACCGGTCTCTTTGATTCATGTCAAAGTTGCATGGTACGGCAGGTTTGTTTTTACCAAAATAACTATATAGATATCATTTTCCAATGTTTCTTCTTTTGTGTTCTCAATTTTATAGCGAGGACCGAGATTTTTAAACTATAGACATTTCAAATATATTAGTTTATTACTGAACTGAAACGTCAGGAGTACGTTATTGGATCTAAGCTATTGATGGTGGTCACAGACAGTAGGCTTTTGACGCTAGGCTCCAAGAGAACATGAAGTTATGAACGTAAAAGTGTTTGTAACGTTGCCTTTTCTGTGCTTATGAGAAACGTCAATAGACATTAAAGCCTGGGAAACGTCACTGTTGTTGGTAGGTCTAAACTTTGGCTTTGTGTGTCACCGTTTTTCAAGACTCTGCTGAACTTTGTCACAATGAGACGACTTTTATTAAAACTGATAAATCGAGCGATGCTGACTGGACCCGTTGGACCTATGATGGGCAGTGAAGCTGGAGTCCACACAAATTCTCGCCGGAGACTGGTAAGTGAATTATTAAAGAAAAACTATTGCAACCCAAATATGTTGTAGTCAGTACATTGCATACACTGTTTTGACTAGATTGGATACAGTTGGTCAGTGTTGACTTTTcaagcaggttaggataattaatatAGCAATTAGGTTAAGGTTTGCTAAAATGCAAACACTTTAAATGTTTGACATACATTTGACAAACTTTATCTTGTGTTTTTACGTTATAAAAGTTTTTTTGCTCCTGTGTGTTATTGTCAATGATTGTCAGTATTAACCTGAGCTACGGTGCACCGGCCTATGACCTGTGACGTGAACGGACAAAATTGGTGAGGGAGTCATGTTGTCAACAATGTAGTATGGTGCATCGTCCAGAAACACACATCTCTTTTTCATAAAATAGATGTTAGAATTACAAATtagttttcattgggaaggcagaTAAAGCATGTTTTAAATCAAAAGTTTTGCATGTGAAAACAGTATCATACTGATCACCCCACGTGCTTAATCTAGCCTAGGCTAACTCACTTGTTTTGAGCCGATTTCACCGTGGGATTTGAATAGGACACCTGGCTCATGAGGAGATTTGGCAGGAGGAGACTTGGCAGGAGGAGACGTTAGGTCCCTTAGCCTACTACTGTAGCGTCACCTTCCTAGGTATGAGTGTCTTTTGGGCTGCAAAGCTCACTAGGCAAAAAGTATTTAAAATAAACGATGGCTTTTAACTAACTTGACAAATTTCTGTTTTTATTATTAGATGGATAATTACATTGTTTTAGGCATACAAGTTATGTTAGTTATTGATAACGACTAGGCGTGTAGCGGTATACCAATCAGTTTGAAAGCAGGCTATTGCAATACAGAAAATAAATCTTCTATTTATTTTCTATAAGTTCATAGTTCTAATTATGGGAAGGAGAATGGGAACAATGGCAAAAGCATGGCAGAGTCTTTCAACAGGCCTTTCTGCAGCCACAACTCTACAACCTTTTTTTGTGGCCATTGTGCTTTGAGAAAAAGTAGACTTTTATGTGACCTGTCACGAATTTAGAATGAGCCATAGGCTTATGTAGCGGACTAAACTCCACTCCACTgctttaatcagggcaaggtgacttgaaacatgaccgaatacaaacagtgtagctattccctctgcaaggcaatcaaacaagctaagtgtcagtatagagacaaagtagagtcaaaattcaacggctcagacacgagaggtatgtggcagggtctacagtcaatcacggactacaaaaggaaaacctgcCCCGTCCcggaccacgatgtcttgctccccgacaaactaaataactt is a window of Oncorhynchus keta strain PuntledgeMale-10-30-2019 chromosome 25, Oket_V2, whole genome shotgun sequence DNA encoding:
- the LOC118357833 gene encoding natterin-3-like codes for the protein MDNFEFVEWIEEEYGAVPHHTVKTCPDVEIYVGKNKYSLGKVVTQHKAFFLPLEGDDYWYKSYQANDQIELFNHPLEALQFVRVTNLECSSVEKTVLLEKTSTVEKTWDIVWESHNSSTTMTAKVPILSSGTMDFTKQQAVSFSVSTTMVESISHSISVELLVPPNHSCTVQMEDRKMTADIPFTGRLSQTYHNGDSHWTTITGTCEGGEINAAVERCQPVPDAIPCYPDVTDY